In Vespa velutina chromosome 1, iVesVel2.1, whole genome shotgun sequence, the following proteins share a genomic window:
- the LOC124952294 gene encoding homeotic protein spalt-major-like isoform X4 has product MQLMRWSITRRLECRGIRQSQEKSCQPTTRIYSSRSSGEENDFISDGEESGGGGGGDEAVDLTAARTHHGDEDEKDQEDPLEEDEEGVDEQDEQDEDEEGSRKQMHHRQDAENNNNFVEGGASSGIFPPAGTSHVTLEALQNTKVAVAQFAATALAGGADSEAALQDLALLQSTLYTLQHQQVFQLQLISQLQQQLSITHGQSVPQSSTAEPPNSKEASPSPVLHPKALSTLTSPPSCRSPSSSHRQQSSPAPATPNLPQERPTPSSSASPLNLPLPATPNVSSSIPTTSNNSNLALSHQMPPLCSISSSLASSIITNTDPPPLHEPNTLEMLQKRAQEVLDNASQGLLANNLADELAFRGGKGSRLSPYDSKSGGSRGEHFFKHRCRYCGKVFGSDSALQIHIRSHTGERPFKCNVCGSRFTTKGNLKVHFQRHTAKFPHVKMNPNPVPEHLDKYHPPLLQQIASGQRPMPSPPPPPPSHHPSFHPAATAHGFLPPQPPLPLSLALPGMPPLYRSPIINHRDDQELPENLSKPVTTVPTATSPLSPAALSNSHHSSFHDNHQQQQQKQQLEQEEIKMEQRSPLQEQYQQRPTSRDGTDRITPKKEPEDTEEPVEEETEDFEETRRYLASPPSSANPPSQPQTYEDCSMDSKISGRLEADGDMEVDEETEEQPENLSSRGTAGRLPQQIVAYPGASPASSSASSGSVQTSFAGILFPGPPGHHQIPHHTVANASVTPTVSAAEMIVDPAKDPAIYSSLLPRPGSNDNSWESLIEITKTSETSKLQQLVDNIEHKLTDPNQCVICHRVLSCKSALQMHYRTHTGERPFKCKICGRAFTTKGNLKTHMGVHRAKPQLRVFHQCPVCHKKFTNALVLQQHIRLHTGEPTDLSLEQIQADEVNEFPPGYSHHPLASFLPQGFPPIHPTSAGFSLGFPPSRQPTIERQHQKNDVDVKEEPQQQQHQQQQQQQHQLHHHHQQQQQQQQQQRYMEEHNEEVEEQEDEEEDRREDDERCEVNRDRCIPDTEEEQDHENEESEQKEISLSTFSTSLAALENQVRTITTTATGTASIVARSPSYHRYNGSDKSNSPPTGGAPLDLTPRASSTPASVSSAATPPPQTTPHHAHPFGMFAGLLQTVSSSPSTSTMGSSSSINSVTSMNTVAPGSGASGPLASLTTSAVLAATSTYNPLGLAVGGPAVRGNTTCNICYKTFACNSALEIHYRSHTKERPFKCSICDRGFSTKGNMKQHMLTHKIRDMPPHLFTDAKQQHQQQSQDHESSRSPMCSDDLSLPPPPPPPPPPPPVPPASIESAVPMKRSPPEGDLPAPKRPPSVPSKHLCQICNKNFSSSSALQIHMRTHTGDKPFRCTVCQKAFTTKGNLKVHMGTHMWTNGASRRGRRMSLDLPPLPITPKDSEFLQRRPDLFYPYLPAPFLNGVQQKLNEISVIQSNNGLPAHSVGAAKYAGLFGSVYSGNGGGFPGDKQPMAPTSNGPLVDGKPAIPTGSMLFQTPSPSHSPGTPSSNSGNQNSASVPSWTTSTGDPLQHHFDREPPSRTENAATPPTARLPPPSAPRGEGLAA; this is encoded by the exons ATGCAGCTCATGCGATGGAGCATAACGCGTCGCCTGGAGTGTCGAGGCATTAGGCAATCTCAGGAGAAAAGCTGCCAACCAACGACAAGGATTTATTCCAGCCGATCCTCCG GAGAGGAAAATGATTTCATATCGGACGGCGAGGAGAGTGGCGGCGGTGGAGGAGGAGACGAAGCGGTTGATCTTACAGCGGCTCGAACTCATCACGGAgatgaggatgagaaggaTCAAGAGGATCCTTTGGAGGAAGATGAGGAAGGCGTCGACGAGCAAGACGAAcaggacgaggacgaagaaggCTCGCGAAAGCAAATGCACCATCGGCAGGACGCGGAAAACAATAACAACTTCGTCGAGGGTGGAGCGAGTAGCGGGATCTTTCCACCGGCTGGTACTAGTCACGTCACACTCGAAGCCCTTCAAAATACGAAAGTGGCCGTCGCTCAATTTGCGGCCACTGCACTCGCCGGTGGTGCGGACAGTGAGGCAGCTCTACAGGACTTGGCCCTCTTGCAAAGTACGCTATACACACTTCAACATCAGCAGGTTTTTCAATTGCAGCTGATAAGTCAGCTGCAACAACAATTATCTATTACTCATGGCCAATCCGTGCCACAATCGTCGACGGCTGAGCCACCCAATAGCAAGGAAGCTTCGCCGTCTCCTGTCCTGCATCCGAAAGCATTGTCTACATTGACCTCGCCACCTTCCTGTCGATCACCCAGCAGCAGTCATCGTCAACAAAGCTCGCCGGCGCCGGCAACGCCTAATCTACCACAAGAACGGCCTACGCCTAGCAGCAGTGCTTCTCCTCTGAATCTGCCGCTGCCAGCTACGCCTAACGTCTCCTCGAGCATACCAACGACGAGTAACAATAGCAATCTAGCGTTGTCTCATCAGATGCCGCCGCTATGCTCGATAAGCTCGTCCTTGGCGTCCTCGATAATAACCAATACGGATCCACCGCCGCTTCACGAACCCAACACCTTGGAAATGCTACAGAAACGAGCGCAAGAGGTGCTGGACAATGCCAGTCAAGGACTATTGGCTAATAACCTCGCGGACGAGCTCGCCTTCAGGGGTGGCAAAGGTTCTCGGCTCTCGCCTTACGACTCGAAATCAGGTGGCAGCCGGGGAGAACATTTCTTCAAGCACCGATGTCGTTACTGCGGCAAGGTTTTCGGCAGCGACTCAGCCCTACAGATCCACATACGATCCCATACAGGTGAGCGACCCTTTAAATGCAACGTCTGCGGCAGCCGATTCACCACGAAGGGAAACCTGAAGGTCCACTTCCAGAGACACACGGCTAAATTTCCGCACGTTAAAATGAACCCAAATCCCGTCCCCGAGCATCTCGACAAGTATCATCCGCCTCTCCTTCAGCAGATAGCCTCGGGTCAGAGGCCGATGCCGTCTCCGCCACCTCCGCCTCCTTCGCATCATCCCTCGTTTCATCCAGCGGCTACGGCCCACGGATTTCTTCCTCCTCAACCACCTCTGCCACTCAGTCTCGCCTTACCCGGAATGCCACCCCTTTACCGGTCTCCCATTATTAATCATCGCGACGACCAAGAGTTACCGGAAAACTTGAGTAAACCCGTAACCACGGTACCGACGGCCACCTCGCCCCTCTCCCCAGCTGCTCTCTCCAACTCCCACCATTCCTCTTTCCACGATAATcatcaacaacagcagcaaaaGCAACAGCTCGAGCAAGAGGAAATCAAAATGGAACAGCGTTCGCCTCTTCAGGAACAATATCAGCAACGACCGACTAGTAGGGACGGTACTGATAGAATAACGCCGAAGAAAGAACCTGAGGATACCGAGGAACCAGTGGAAGAGGAGACCGAAGATTTTGAAGAAACAAGGCGATATCTCGCTTCACCGCCTTCTTCGGCTAATCCCCCCTCGCAACCTCAAACCTATGAGGACTGTAGTATGGATAGTAAGATAAGTGGCAGATTGGAGGCCGATGGTGACATGGAGGTGGACGAGGAGACCGAGGAACAACCGGAAAATCTTTCTAGTCGAGGTACGGCCGGTCGTTTGCCTCAACAAATCGTCGCCTATCCCGGAGCATCGCCGGCCAGTAGCAGTGCAAGCAGCGGAAGCGTTCAAACGTCTTTCGCCGGGATTTTATTCCCTGGGCCACCTGGCCATCATCAAATACCACATCACACTGTCGCGAACGCGAGCGTGACGCCGACCGTGTCGGCGGCCGAGATGATCGTCGACCCTGCCAAGGATCCGGCGATATATTCCAGTCTCCTTCCAAGACCCGGAAGCAACGACAATTCTTGGGAGAGTCTGAtcgaaataacgaaaacgTCGGAAACATCGAAATTGCAACAATTGgtcgataatatcgaacaCAAATTGACCGATCCAAATCAATGCGTTATTTGTCACAGAGTACTCTCTTGCAAGAGCGCCCTACAAATGCATTATAGAACGCATACAGGAGAACGTCCGTTCAAGTGTAAAATCTGCGGGCGAGCTTTTACCACGAAGGGCAACCTCAAAACCCACATGGGTGTACACCGTGCGAAGCCACAGCTTCGAGTGTTTCATCAATGTCCCGTTTGTCATAAGAAGTTCACGAACGCTCTCGTACTACAGCAGCACATACGTCTGCACACGGGTGAGCCTACCGATCTCAGTTTGGAACAGATACAGGCAGACGAAGTGAATGAATTTCCCCCTGGCTATTCGCATCACCCATTAGCCTCTTTCCTACCTCAAGGATTTCCACCTATACATCCGACGAGCGCGGGTTTCTCCCTAGGATTTCCACCCTCCCGACAGCCTACCATAGAACGACAACACCAGAAAAACGACGTAGACGTTAAGGAAGAACCccagcagcaacagcatcaacaacaacagcaacagcaacatcaattacatcatcatcatcaacaacaacagcagcaacaacagcagcagagATACATGGAAGAACACAACGAGGAAGTGGAAGAgcaagaagacgaagaggaagatCGCAGGGAGGACGACGAAAGGTGCGAGGTCAATCGCGATAGGTGTATCCCGGACACCGAGGAGGAACAGGATCACGAGAACGAGGAAagcgaacaaaaagaaatctctctatctaccttCTCGACCTCTTTGGCTGCTTTGGAGAATCAAGTGCGAACGATCACGACTACGGCGACCGGCACGGCCTCGATCGTCGCGAGATCGCCTTCCTATCATCGTTACAACGGCAGCGACAAGAGCAATAGTCCTCCCACCGGTGGGGCACCCCTCGATCTCACCCCTCGAGCCTCATCGACGCCAGCCTCGGTATCATCCGCAGCGACGCCGCCACCCCAGACGACACCCCATCACGCGCATCCTTTCGGAATGTTCGCAGGCCTCTTGCAGACGGTCTCCTCCTCGCCTTCCACCAGCACCATGGGATCCTCCTCCAGCATAAACAGTGTCACTTCGATGAATACCGTCGCTCCTGGCAGCGGTGCCAGCGGTCCACTAGCCTCCCTCACTACATCGGCAGTCCTTGCTGCCACATCGACCTACAATCCGCTCGGCCTAGCTGTCGGAGGGCCAGCAG TACGTGGAAACACTACGTGTAATATCTGCTACAAGACATTTGCGTGCAACTCTGCTCTGGAGATTCATTATCGAAGTCACACGAAGGAGCGGCCTTTTAAATGCAGCATATGCGACAGAGGATTTTCGACGAAG GGCAATATGAAACAGCACATGCTGACACACAAAATACGCGATATGCCACCCCATCTCTTCACCGATGCGaaacaacaacatcaacaacaaaGCCAGGATCACGAGAGTTCTAGGAGTCCTATGTGCAGCGACGATTTGAGTttaccacctccacctccacctccaccaccaccaccgccggTACCACCGGCGTCAATCGAGTCGGCAGTACCAATGAAGAGATCTCCACCCGAGGGTGATCTTCCGGCACCAAAAAGACCACCCA GCGTGCCGAGTAAACACTTGTGCCAGATTTGCAATAAGAATTTCTCATCATCTTCGGCGCTCCAGATCCATATGAGAACTCATACTGGCGACAAACCATTCCGATGCACCGTCTGCCAGAAGGCCTTCACCACCAAGGGTAATTTAAAG GTACATATGGGAACCCATATGTGGACCAACGGAGCCTCGCGGCGAGGACGACGCATGTCGTTGGATCTGCCACCTCTGCCCATCACTCCCAAGGACTCGGAGTTCCTCCAGCGACGGCCGGATCTCTTCTATCCTTATCTACCCGCGCCATTCCTTAACGGAGTACAGCAAAAG CTGAACGAGATATCGGTGATCCAAAGTAACAACGGTTTGCCGGCACACTCGGTAGGCGCGGCAAAGTACGCAGGACTATTCGGTTCCGTGTACAGTGGAAACGGAGGAGGCTTCCCTGGGGACAAACAACCGATGGCACCAACCAGCAACGGGCCCTTGGTCGACGGCAAACCAGCGATACCAACAGGCTCGATGCTTTTCCAAACGCCATCGCCGTCTCATTCGCCGGGTACACCTTCCTCTAACAGCGGAAATCAAAATTCGGCTAGTGTTCCGTCGTGGACGACGAGCACCGGCGACCCTCTTCAACATCATTTCGACAGAGAGCCACCAAGTAGAACAGAGAACGCAGCTACACCACCTACGGCGAGACTACCGCCACCTTCGGCCCCAAGAGGCGAAGGGCTCGCCGCGTGA
- the LOC124952294 gene encoding homeotic protein spalt-major-like isoform X1, whose product MQLMRWSITRRLECRGIRQSQEKSCQPTTRIYSSRSSGEENDFISDGEESGGGGGGDEAVDLTAARTHHGDEDEKDQEDPLEEDEEGVDEQDEQDEDEEGSRKQMHHRQDAENNNNFVEGGASSGIFPPAGTSHVTLEALQNTKVAVAQFAATALAGGADSEAALQDLALLQSTLYTLQHQQVFQLQLISQLQQQLSITHGQSVPQSSTAEPPNSKEASPSPVLHPKALSTLTSPPSCRSPSSSHRQQSSPAPATPNLPQERPTPSSSASPLNLPLPATPNVSSSIPTTSNNSNLALSHQMPPLCSISSSLASSIITNTDPPPLHEPNTLEMLQKRAQEVLDNASQGLLANNLADELAFRGGKGSRLSPYDSKSGGSRGEHFFKHRCRYCGKVFGSDSALQIHIRSHTGERPFKCNVCGSRFTTKGNLKVHFQRHTAKFPHVKMNPNPVPEHLDKYHPPLLQQIASGQRPMPSPPPPPPSHHPSFHPAATAHGFLPPQPPLPLSLALPGMPPLYRSPIINHRDDQELPENLSKPVTTVPTATSPLSPAALSNSHHSSFHDNHQQQQQKQQLEQEEIKMEQRSPLQEQYQQRPTSRDGTDRITPKKEPEDTEEPVEEETEDFEETRRYLASPPSSANPPSQPQTYEDCSMDSKISGRLEADGDMEVDEETEEQPENLSSRGTAGRLPQQIVAYPGASPASSSASSGSVQTSFAGILFPGPPGHHQIPHHTVANASVTPTVSAAEMIVDPAKDPAIYSSLLPRPGSNDNSWESLIEITKTSETSKLQQLVDNIEHKLTDPNQCVICHRVLSCKSALQMHYRTHTGERPFKCKICGRAFTTKGNLKTHMGVHRAKPQLRVFHQCPVCHKKFTNALVLQQHIRLHTGEPTDLSLEQIQADEVNEFPPGYSHHPLASFLPQGFPPIHPTSAGFSLGFPPSRQPTIERQHQKNDVDVKEEPQQQQHQQQQQQQHQLHHHHQQQQQQQQQQRYMEEHNEEVEEQEDEEEDRREDDERCEVNRDRCIPDTEEEQDHENEESEQKEISLSTFSTSLAALENQVRTITTTATGTASIVARSPSYHRYNGSDKSNSPPTGGAPLDLTPRASSTPASVSSAATPPPQTTPHHAHPFGMFAGLLQTVSSSPSTSTMGSSSSINSVTSMNTVAPGSGASGPLASLTTSAVLAATSTYNPLGLAVGGPAVRGNTTCNICYKTFACNSALEIHYRSHTKERPFKCSICDRGFSTKNAGSDVCSSCAEQRKPFAIKGAPQTNNRYQSEERRTSTSGNEEKPKRRRRRPEERKNRGRTGTGGGRGLTSIYSTVRLPPLMPPALGLLTSDHVFLGNMKQHMLTHKIRDMPPHLFTDAKQQHQQQSQDHESSRSPMCSDDLSLPPPPPPPPPPPPVPPASIESAVPMKRSPPEGDLPAPKRPPSVPSKHLCQICNKNFSSSSALQIHMRTHTGDKPFRCTVCQKAFTTKGNLKVHMGTHMWTNGASRRGRRMSLDLPPLPITPKDSEFLQRRPDLFYPYLPAPFLNGVQQKLNEISVIQSNNGLPAHSVGAAKYAGLFGSVYSGNGGGFPGDKQPMAPTSNGPLVDGKPAIPTGSMLFQTPSPSHSPGTPSSNSGNQNSASVPSWTTSTGDPLQHHFDREPPSRTENAATPPTARLPPPSAPRGEGLAA is encoded by the exons ATGCAGCTCATGCGATGGAGCATAACGCGTCGCCTGGAGTGTCGAGGCATTAGGCAATCTCAGGAGAAAAGCTGCCAACCAACGACAAGGATTTATTCCAGCCGATCCTCCG GAGAGGAAAATGATTTCATATCGGACGGCGAGGAGAGTGGCGGCGGTGGAGGAGGAGACGAAGCGGTTGATCTTACAGCGGCTCGAACTCATCACGGAgatgaggatgagaaggaTCAAGAGGATCCTTTGGAGGAAGATGAGGAAGGCGTCGACGAGCAAGACGAAcaggacgaggacgaagaaggCTCGCGAAAGCAAATGCACCATCGGCAGGACGCGGAAAACAATAACAACTTCGTCGAGGGTGGAGCGAGTAGCGGGATCTTTCCACCGGCTGGTACTAGTCACGTCACACTCGAAGCCCTTCAAAATACGAAAGTGGCCGTCGCTCAATTTGCGGCCACTGCACTCGCCGGTGGTGCGGACAGTGAGGCAGCTCTACAGGACTTGGCCCTCTTGCAAAGTACGCTATACACACTTCAACATCAGCAGGTTTTTCAATTGCAGCTGATAAGTCAGCTGCAACAACAATTATCTATTACTCATGGCCAATCCGTGCCACAATCGTCGACGGCTGAGCCACCCAATAGCAAGGAAGCTTCGCCGTCTCCTGTCCTGCATCCGAAAGCATTGTCTACATTGACCTCGCCACCTTCCTGTCGATCACCCAGCAGCAGTCATCGTCAACAAAGCTCGCCGGCGCCGGCAACGCCTAATCTACCACAAGAACGGCCTACGCCTAGCAGCAGTGCTTCTCCTCTGAATCTGCCGCTGCCAGCTACGCCTAACGTCTCCTCGAGCATACCAACGACGAGTAACAATAGCAATCTAGCGTTGTCTCATCAGATGCCGCCGCTATGCTCGATAAGCTCGTCCTTGGCGTCCTCGATAATAACCAATACGGATCCACCGCCGCTTCACGAACCCAACACCTTGGAAATGCTACAGAAACGAGCGCAAGAGGTGCTGGACAATGCCAGTCAAGGACTATTGGCTAATAACCTCGCGGACGAGCTCGCCTTCAGGGGTGGCAAAGGTTCTCGGCTCTCGCCTTACGACTCGAAATCAGGTGGCAGCCGGGGAGAACATTTCTTCAAGCACCGATGTCGTTACTGCGGCAAGGTTTTCGGCAGCGACTCAGCCCTACAGATCCACATACGATCCCATACAGGTGAGCGACCCTTTAAATGCAACGTCTGCGGCAGCCGATTCACCACGAAGGGAAACCTGAAGGTCCACTTCCAGAGACACACGGCTAAATTTCCGCACGTTAAAATGAACCCAAATCCCGTCCCCGAGCATCTCGACAAGTATCATCCGCCTCTCCTTCAGCAGATAGCCTCGGGTCAGAGGCCGATGCCGTCTCCGCCACCTCCGCCTCCTTCGCATCATCCCTCGTTTCATCCAGCGGCTACGGCCCACGGATTTCTTCCTCCTCAACCACCTCTGCCACTCAGTCTCGCCTTACCCGGAATGCCACCCCTTTACCGGTCTCCCATTATTAATCATCGCGACGACCAAGAGTTACCGGAAAACTTGAGTAAACCCGTAACCACGGTACCGACGGCCACCTCGCCCCTCTCCCCAGCTGCTCTCTCCAACTCCCACCATTCCTCTTTCCACGATAATcatcaacaacagcagcaaaaGCAACAGCTCGAGCAAGAGGAAATCAAAATGGAACAGCGTTCGCCTCTTCAGGAACAATATCAGCAACGACCGACTAGTAGGGACGGTACTGATAGAATAACGCCGAAGAAAGAACCTGAGGATACCGAGGAACCAGTGGAAGAGGAGACCGAAGATTTTGAAGAAACAAGGCGATATCTCGCTTCACCGCCTTCTTCGGCTAATCCCCCCTCGCAACCTCAAACCTATGAGGACTGTAGTATGGATAGTAAGATAAGTGGCAGATTGGAGGCCGATGGTGACATGGAGGTGGACGAGGAGACCGAGGAACAACCGGAAAATCTTTCTAGTCGAGGTACGGCCGGTCGTTTGCCTCAACAAATCGTCGCCTATCCCGGAGCATCGCCGGCCAGTAGCAGTGCAAGCAGCGGAAGCGTTCAAACGTCTTTCGCCGGGATTTTATTCCCTGGGCCACCTGGCCATCATCAAATACCACATCACACTGTCGCGAACGCGAGCGTGACGCCGACCGTGTCGGCGGCCGAGATGATCGTCGACCCTGCCAAGGATCCGGCGATATATTCCAGTCTCCTTCCAAGACCCGGAAGCAACGACAATTCTTGGGAGAGTCTGAtcgaaataacgaaaacgTCGGAAACATCGAAATTGCAACAATTGgtcgataatatcgaacaCAAATTGACCGATCCAAATCAATGCGTTATTTGTCACAGAGTACTCTCTTGCAAGAGCGCCCTACAAATGCATTATAGAACGCATACAGGAGAACGTCCGTTCAAGTGTAAAATCTGCGGGCGAGCTTTTACCACGAAGGGCAACCTCAAAACCCACATGGGTGTACACCGTGCGAAGCCACAGCTTCGAGTGTTTCATCAATGTCCCGTTTGTCATAAGAAGTTCACGAACGCTCTCGTACTACAGCAGCACATACGTCTGCACACGGGTGAGCCTACCGATCTCAGTTTGGAACAGATACAGGCAGACGAAGTGAATGAATTTCCCCCTGGCTATTCGCATCACCCATTAGCCTCTTTCCTACCTCAAGGATTTCCACCTATACATCCGACGAGCGCGGGTTTCTCCCTAGGATTTCCACCCTCCCGACAGCCTACCATAGAACGACAACACCAGAAAAACGACGTAGACGTTAAGGAAGAACCccagcagcaacagcatcaacaacaacagcaacagcaacatcaattacatcatcatcatcaacaacaacagcagcaacaacagcagcagagATACATGGAAGAACACAACGAGGAAGTGGAAGAgcaagaagacgaagaggaagatCGCAGGGAGGACGACGAAAGGTGCGAGGTCAATCGCGATAGGTGTATCCCGGACACCGAGGAGGAACAGGATCACGAGAACGAGGAAagcgaacaaaaagaaatctctctatctaccttCTCGACCTCTTTGGCTGCTTTGGAGAATCAAGTGCGAACGATCACGACTACGGCGACCGGCACGGCCTCGATCGTCGCGAGATCGCCTTCCTATCATCGTTACAACGGCAGCGACAAGAGCAATAGTCCTCCCACCGGTGGGGCACCCCTCGATCTCACCCCTCGAGCCTCATCGACGCCAGCCTCGGTATCATCCGCAGCGACGCCGCCACCCCAGACGACACCCCATCACGCGCATCCTTTCGGAATGTTCGCAGGCCTCTTGCAGACGGTCTCCTCCTCGCCTTCCACCAGCACCATGGGATCCTCCTCCAGCATAAACAGTGTCACTTCGATGAATACCGTCGCTCCTGGCAGCGGTGCCAGCGGTCCACTAGCCTCCCTCACTACATCGGCAGTCCTTGCTGCCACATCGACCTACAATCCGCTCGGCCTAGCTGTCGGAGGGCCAGCAG TACGTGGAAACACTACGTGTAATATCTGCTACAAGACATTTGCGTGCAACTCTGCTCTGGAGATTCATTATCGAAGTCACACGAAGGAGCGGCCTTTTAAATGCAGCATATGCGACAGAGGATTTTCGACGAAG AATGCTGGATCGGACGTATGCTCCTCGTGCGCGGAGCAACGAAAGCCCTTTGCCATAAAGGGCGCCCCACAAACGAATAACCGATATCAGAGCGAGGAGAGAAGAACGTCGACTAGCGGAAACGAGGAGAAACCCAAACGCAGGCGGCGGAGGCCTGAGGAACGGAAGAACCGGGGGCGGACCGGGACCGGAGGGGGGCGGGGGCTGACGTCTATCTATTCAACCGTCCGCCTGCCCCCGCTGATGCCACCCGCCCTCGGACTTCTCACCTCGGACCACGTCTTCCTG GGCAATATGAAACAGCACATGCTGACACACAAAATACGCGATATGCCACCCCATCTCTTCACCGATGCGaaacaacaacatcaacaacaaaGCCAGGATCACGAGAGTTCTAGGAGTCCTATGTGCAGCGACGATTTGAGTttaccacctccacctccacctccaccaccaccaccgccggTACCACCGGCGTCAATCGAGTCGGCAGTACCAATGAAGAGATCTCCACCCGAGGGTGATCTTCCGGCACCAAAAAGACCACCCA GCGTGCCGAGTAAACACTTGTGCCAGATTTGCAATAAGAATTTCTCATCATCTTCGGCGCTCCAGATCCATATGAGAACTCATACTGGCGACAAACCATTCCGATGCACCGTCTGCCAGAAGGCCTTCACCACCAAGGGTAATTTAAAG GTACATATGGGAACCCATATGTGGACCAACGGAGCCTCGCGGCGAGGACGACGCATGTCGTTGGATCTGCCACCTCTGCCCATCACTCCCAAGGACTCGGAGTTCCTCCAGCGACGGCCGGATCTCTTCTATCCTTATCTACCCGCGCCATTCCTTAACGGAGTACAGCAAAAG CTGAACGAGATATCGGTGATCCAAAGTAACAACGGTTTGCCGGCACACTCGGTAGGCGCGGCAAAGTACGCAGGACTATTCGGTTCCGTGTACAGTGGAAACGGAGGAGGCTTCCCTGGGGACAAACAACCGATGGCACCAACCAGCAACGGGCCCTTGGTCGACGGCAAACCAGCGATACCAACAGGCTCGATGCTTTTCCAAACGCCATCGCCGTCTCATTCGCCGGGTACACCTTCCTCTAACAGCGGAAATCAAAATTCGGCTAGTGTTCCGTCGTGGACGACGAGCACCGGCGACCCTCTTCAACATCATTTCGACAGAGAGCCACCAAGTAGAACAGAGAACGCAGCTACACCACCTACGGCGAGACTACCGCCACCTTCGGCCCCAAGAGGCGAAGGGCTCGCCGCGTGA